The genome window actcacatttttcgaatgttttgcgcccccaggctgtagcgtgcacagaaaatccaccaccgggccgcTTTGTCTTCCGTGCTTTCTTGTTACAAAAAGTGTTGTTTTGTACAAAGATTAACTCAtctgtaaactattagaattgctctgatatattgccctagattgagaatGGAACTATTGGCATGTATATTGAAGTattggcagttggttgtatagtTATAcatgctcgttttgacaggtgaaaattttaggattgagcaaattacaagggactctgccgaattttcggtagaagtcaaggtCAAATATAGTtcgaagggcaaataggtcaattgtgcccgacattagCCAAGTGTCAGACATGCACAAggtccgactcgaattccaaagcggaatttggatcgggtcctgtcaattctTCCCCACCAAGCAGTCTTCACACACCTTCGTATGAGCTTTAAATTGTGGCAAACCACTCACCATTTTCTTATGCTGACGGATTTTCAAGCCACTGAAGCTTAAATGTCCATATCTGTAATGCCGAAGTCAAGCTAGCTCTTCTGTGAGAGAGTTGAAGCAAGTTTGTTCTCTTGGCTAGCATAGAGCAAGCAAGATGAACATTCTATTTGAAGACATTGCAGTCTCCATAATCAATCCTCTCTCAAGATCATAAATCTTACATTTTCCACTTGTATTTGAATTGCAAGCCCCTTCTCTTGTAGCTGACCAATGCTTAACATATTACTCTTCAGATCTGGTACATAAAATACATCAATGATTACCTAGATAATCTCATTCACTTGTATCTATATGTTTCCTTTCCCCATCACAGCTATACTTGAATTGTTTCCCAATTTCACAGACACTCTGAAGCTTTCATCAATATCAGAGAAAAACTTCTTCTTGCCACACATATGATTACTACAACCTGAGTCCAGAAACCATAACTCTTCTTTGCTAGCATTCTTATCAACCACATAAACCATCAACAACATCTCTTCATTAGCTTCTACATAGTTAGCTTTAGTCTTTTATTGCTTTGGACATTCATATTGAAAATGTCCAAGTTCATGGTAGTGGTAGCACTCAATGGTAGACTTGTAAAAGCTTTGCCTAccttttcctcttcctctAAATCCGCCATGACCTCGACCTCTTCCTCTTGATTGATCTTCATAATAACCTTCAATGCTTGTTCTTCCCCAACATGACCATTCATGCTACGTTCATGCATCAGAAGGCTGCTTTGCAACTTATCAATAGATATGGTGTCTAGATCATTGGATTCCTCAATAGAACACACAACGTAATTGAATTTGGGAGTCATAGATCTTAAAATCTTTTCAATGACAGTAACATCCCCCATTTTCTCACCATGAATCCTCGTCTTGTTGGCCATAGTGAGGGTTCGAGCAAAGTACTCATTTACAAATTCCCCAACAGTAATATGAAGAACTTCAAATTCCTTTCGAAGAGCTTGTAGTTGTGCATACTTTCCTCATGCCGTCTCCTGGTACTTTTGCTTCAAAGAGTCACAAATGTCATTTATTGTGTCTTTGTTCAAAATGGTCTCTAGGATGGATCAATGAATTGCTTGAAGAGATAGTTCttggttttcaagtttttcggttttttatcttcaattgCCTTCCTTTGTCCCTCAGTGAGATCAACTCCTTCTGCTGCTATAGGAATCCCAACTTCCACTAAGCTCCAATATTCATTTTAatgcaaaaaaatttccatgaGCATACTCCAGTGATGGTAGTGTCCATCAAACTTTGGAATTGTTGGTTGCACAAAATTGCTTTCAATCAACATATTCTTGCTGCTACACTCTTAGAAGACCACTGCTTCTAAAGTTTCAATCAGGCCCTGTGATGGAGCTCTAATACGAAATGTTAAGaactaattattattatttttttttgtgtgtaaaATATGCAAAAATTGGAGATTGATCTTATTCAATAAACAACTAAGTTGGCATTTAAATAGCTTTACAAGATAActaaatcaaagaagaagtgCAACCCACGTTTAACAACTCTAATAACATGGTAAGTGGCTAAGGAATAGGTCAAATAAACAACATGTCCCTTAACAATAGAGATTATTAACGAAACAATAACAAACTGCCAAATTCAAACCCTAACGACTAAAACGATATCACCATTGGTCCCTTATTAAGAACTAGGTTATGAGAACTCTTATCTAGGTATTGTCACCATTAATGGGACCTCTACTCAAACGATATCACCACTGGTCCTACTTTTGTCACCATACTTTCTGCTATGACTGCTACAATTACCACCAAACTCCTATCATAGTCAATACTACCCTTATGATTACAATCATCGTGAATCCCACGATTATCAATATAAGCATCACCATAATCACAATTAATCCTAAAATCCgtaaaaaattgtaaacataaaacaataaatcatATTCACAATTGATGACACcttgcccaaaaaaaaaaatacaactagAAAAAACTTTGGACACTTACCTAAATTTCTATATAAATCCAAAagatatatttattaaaaaaaaataattacgacTTGCAATTCAATACCCAATTTACCTTTAAATCAAATTAGGTATATAGTAATTGAT of Prunus dulcis chromosome 4, ALMONDv2, whole genome shotgun sequence contains these proteins:
- the LOC117625632 gene encoding uncharacterized protein LOC117625632, with protein sequence MANKTRIHGEKMGDVTVIEKILRSMTPKFNYVVCSIEESNDLDTISIDKLQSSLLMHERSMNGHVGEEQALKVIMKINQEEEVEVMADLEEEEKTKANYVEANEEMLLMVYVVDKNASKEELWFLDSGCSNHMCGKKKFFSDIDESFRVSVKLGNNSSIAVMGKGNI